AATATTTTCATGTGAAATCCAAGTCGTCATCCGCGCTCCGGCAGCATCCATCTGTCTGCCCAGCCAGACCGGCTGTTCCCACTTCAAGGCTACAATCACCATCTGCTCAACATAAAAAGACCAGGCATCATATCCTGTCAAATAATACATATTCGACGGATTATTAATAAGGAGGACTTCTATTCCTGCTTTTTCCATCTCACGCTTTGTCTTAAGCAACCGCTCCTGATACGCCTGATACTCATCTTGACTAAACAACACATCTCTTACCTCCCTTGCCTGTGGTTCAACAGGTTATATCCCCAGTATACGCATCGGCAAGGAAGGGCGTCATGACCATTATGTATGAACTTTCAGAATCCGTTTTAGACAATTTGTATGAAAGCGCTGTCTTTGTTGCTGTGCGTTACTGAACGCACTTCATGAATCAGGCAGTTTATCGCTTAATACACCTGTCTGCCATACCTTCACACTAAATTGCAATAGAAACACATCATCCGGATTAACGAGCGACAGTCCTGTGAGTGATTCAATTTTACGCAATCTGTACAACAAAGACTGCCTGTGTAAATTCAGAATCCGTGCAGATCGGCTGACATTGCTGTTTTGGCTCATGTACACATTGAAGGTCTCAATCAAATCTGCACCTCGATCCCGATCATGCCTGATCAACGGGGCCACCGTTTTAAACATAATGTCCTGAATATCCTCATGGCCTGCGAGCGTCAGCATCAGCCTATTCAACTGCGTATCCTCATAGTGCACACGCTCGCCCTTACCTTTTTGCCGTCGCCCCATATCTAGAGCGGCGCGGGCTTTTTGGTAGCTGTTGTGAAAGACCATAATGCCGTCTTCATGCTTGCCAATGCCCCAGGAAAATACAACCCCTGGAATCAGCGCATTCATCCGCTTTTCAACAAGGTCCAAAAAGTAATGAACAGAGCCGTGTATGCCTTCGTCCTCTGCCTCAAAGAATATAATCAGCACATCGTCATCAAATGTAAAAGTCGCCTGTTTGCTGACAATCCCGCATGCATAGCGGATCTCTTCTTCCATATAAAAAATGAGACTCTCAAGGCCATATTGCGGGTCATCATAACGCGCTTCTGATAGTTCATCGACATTTTCCAAAAAACCAACAATACACACGTAAGGTAAATAGAGGTTATAGCCAAGAATTTTTGCCCGGGTGTGAATGTGGTCTGTTAAATAGCCAGGCGTTTTGGCAAGATTCCAGATAAAGTCATTCCGCAGCCGATTTTCCGTATGAACAATAGCATCCTCACGAGACTTCCATAAGGCAGCAGCAGCTGATAAATATTCCAAGATGTGCAAAACATTCCCGGTGGCCCGCACCCCTTTCGGCAGCATTATAATGAAGCTGCCTTGATTAACGCCTCCTGCTGATATAGATTTTTTAAGCAAATGCTGTTCATCGTGATAAGTCTGTTCAATATGCTGGGACACAGGTTCAAGGATAGCATCCTCATCCACAGATTGCCGTTCAGCCCATAAATCAGCCAACCTGTAGGCACGATCTATATCAGGTATGATTTTTTCATTTTTATCTACAAAAACAATGCGCCAACCCAATGACCGTTCTGCATATTGGACAATATCGGATAAAGCTTTTCCTTGCACAACAAGGTCGATAAGTCTTTTTTGAATCCTGCGTGATCGATTAGCGACATCTTCCTGCCAAGCATTCAATTCCGCCATCACAGCACGTTGTATGTCAGAAAAACGAATTTCCCAAGGGATCACCATAATGATAAACCGGTTATGCCTGGCAAAATCAATAACAGAGTCAGGTATGTCAAATATGTATCTTCCTACCGCAATTCCAAGCGCAGAAGCTCCTGATTCATAAACCTCTCTCACAAATGAAAACAATTTGTCAGGCTGGTTCTCACAATCCATTCCCATGGTAAGGATCAGTTCGTTATCTCGCACGAAATCCTCTACAGCTCCCTCAATCACCGACACCCACTCAACCTGACGCGCTCCTAACACCTCTTGACCCGTCACGAGATCACTCGTTTGCAAAAGCGGCAGTTTCATCACATCTTCAACGGTTAGATGCACGGGCTGACACCACCTTTCAAAACCTATTGGAATCAGATCACTTGTTAACTGAATTATATATTTCTTCCTATTTATTATCAATAATTTTTTAACAATTAAATCATAAGCAAAAATAAACCATCCCTTAACGAAGGATGGTTTAAATGCTTTAACGGTAGCCGACTTTGACTGCCTGGTTAATTTTTTGGGTATCCAAAGCTGTGTTTTTCGGGATTTCGTAATCCGGTTCTTCAGGTTTGGTGTCTTTTTTGATAAGGGACGGACTGAAACCATTCTCTTTAGCAACGGTTTGCATAAATTCGTAATAGCTCTTATCTGTTTTAGGACCGACATGATAGATGCCCTTGTCATTATTCTGAACCATGTCTATGATTGTGTCGGCCAGATCCCGGACATGGACAAATGTCCGCACAAGATCTTCGCGCTGTTCGATTTCACGTCCTGATCGCAGCTGATACAACAGTTCTTCTGTCCTGTCATCCCATTTCCCAACGTCATTCTCACCATAAATTGGACCGGCACGAAGGATCACAAAGTTGTTCAATTCATTATTGATTAAGCGCTCTGCTTTAACTTTGGCATTGTTGTACGTGCTGAACAAGTGATCCTCCGGCAGTTTGGACAATGGCGCTTCTTCTGTATATGGTCCGTCTCCTTCTCCAAAAACAAAGTCGGTTGACATATAAACCAGCTTTGTTTCCGGCTTAAGATGATTAATCACATGTATGAGCCCTTGTTCAATCAGACGGTCTTCATCAAAACCGCTCATAACTGACCAGACCACAACATCGGGGTCCTCCTGTTTATAAAGCTCTGAGAAAGCTTCTGGATCGTTGACATCAAGCTGACTCACTTCTGAGAAGGGGCTTTGTCTAAGCAGGTCAACGCCGGTAACTTCTGCCCCAGGAATATTTTTCGCGCGCTTATAAACGGATGCGCCTACATAACCATCTGCTCCAAATATACATATTTTCATGGGTAACACCTTCCTTTAAGATGCTTTTTTAATGTTCGTTGTTTGAGCTGCTTTTAATTTTTTCCAGCCGGATACACGGCCTTCTATGAGTGGTTCTGTAATCAGGCGAATCGGTTTTGTCGACAATACATAAACGATCAGCGCTGCCACCCCGGTAAACACCAAGACATCGAGTGCACTGTCAAATATGCTGACTTCTATATCCTTTACCCGCAGGAACTGGATCAGAAAACCATGCAGCAGATAGACATATAATGTGTAAACCCCGACTTTGGTAAATGAGAACGATCTTCTTGGCACCCAAGCGAGCACACTAGCGGTCATCAAGGCACTTGTAATATAAATAAGCAAGCGACCCACACCGCCAAATGTCGGTTCTCCCAGAATGTCATAGGACTTGGAAGCCAGCAGCCATCCTGAATTAAAGTCCGGTGCCAACGCAATACCCACAGCGACTAAGACCATTATCACGATTGAAGCCACTTTCACTGGCGTCTGCTTGAGTTTCATCAGGTGTTCCTTTGTGACCCAGTAACCCATTAAGAAAAACGGGAAGAATACGAATGTCCGGGATAAGCTGAACGCCTGGCCGATATCTCCGAAGTAGCCGACAATCAATCCAACCTGCACGGCGATCAGCATTCCGAGAATTGGCGGCCATTTTTTGAATAAAATCAGTAGGATGTGCCAGCTGAACAAGCTGAACAAAAACCACAATGACCATTGAGGGTGAAAAAGCCCAGATTCCCAACCTGACTTACCGAGCAGGAAGTAGTAGCCGGTGTAAACGACCTGAAATATCACATACGGTACTAATAGCTTTTTTATGAGATTCTTTATATAGGACATATTCCCTGAACCTTTTGCAAAAAAACCTGCGATCAGTATAAATGCTGGCATGTGGAACGTGTAAAGCCACATATAGAGCGTGTTCAATGCTGCTGAATCACCTGTATACGGCTGCATCACATGTCCGAACACGACGAGAAATATGAGCAGCACCCTCGCGTTGTCAAAATAAGCATCTCTCACGTCAATCACCTTTTCCTTAAGTTCAAATAGACCTGTTCCTATGCAGGATATACCCGAATGTCTATTTGCAACACGGGGTTTTCGACGATTTAACGGTTTTGAGAATGAATTGTTGCCGAGATGACAATGACTGATATGTAATTGTCATCTTTTACATTAATTTGCGATATGAAACAACGCGCAACTCGGCTCGATACTGTTATTAAAACACAGCATCTTTAAACTGCGACGTACTATATTTCTAATGTCTGCGTTTACTCACGTATGTGTGTGTGATGCTCTCGTATTGTCTGTGTATGCTCTCGTAAGAGCGGGTCTTGCGCTCGTATTGTCTACGCATGCTCTCGTAAGACCGGGTCTTGCGCTCGTATTGTCTACGCATGCTCTGTAAGACCGGGTCTTGCGCTCGTATTGTCTACGCATGCTCTCGTAAGACCGGGGCTTGCGCTCGTATTGTCTACACATGCTCTCGTAAGAGCGGGTCTTGCGCTCGTATTGTCTACGCATGCTCCCGTAAGAGCGGGTCTTGCGCTCGTATTGTCTACGCATGCTCCCGTAAGAGCGGGTCTTGCGCTCGTATTGTCTACGCATGCTCTCGTAAGAGCAGGTCTTGCGCTCGTATTGTCTACGCATGCTCCCGTAAGAGCGGGTCTTGCGCTCGTATTGTCTGTATTTCAGTCAGTGGCCTTGGAAGCTTCTCACAAGTATTGGAATTTTACACTTCTCATAAAGCTCGGGAAAACACGGAGACTCCAGTAGGAGGATAAGCCTCGAAGAGGCCCCGCAAGCGCGCATTTAAGGAAGGAAGGCTAAATCGCGACGTCAATCGCCACTTCTTCATGACCCACGTCCTGTGGGCCGAGGCTTAGCAGCGCCCATGAGACGCGGAGTGTTTTCCCCGAGCGGTTGCCAGGAGCGGTCACTTCAGTTTTAAGCAAGGTTTTAGGATTTTGATGCTGTTTTCTTTTTGGTGGTTGCTGTTGTTTTTTTGCGTTTTGGTTTTGCTGGTTTTGGTTTAGGTTTGTCTTGTTTGGCTTTATCGAGTGAAGCTTGGAGTGCATCCATTAGGTTACTCACTTGATCATTCTGCGGTTTCGTTGGTGCAGTTGTGATGTCTTCGTTGTTTTTCTTCGCTTCGATGAGGTTGAGGACAGCCTCTCGATAGTCGTCCTGATAGTTCTCGGGTTTGAACTCGGTTGTCAGCTGTTCGATCAGCATTTTGGCTGTATCAAGTTCTTTCTTTCCCATGTCAACGTCATCCGGAACATTCGGGACGTCTTCTGCGCGTCGCACTTCATCTGGATAATGAATTGTTTCGACCACAAGGGCCTGCTTGTAGATACGGATGACGGCGAGCTGTTCTTTGGAACGTATCATCATCTTGGCCACACCGATTTTTCCAGTGTCAGCTAGAGCAGATCGCAGCAGTCCATATGCTTTCGAACCGCCTTCATTTGGTGATAAATAATAGCTTTTTTGAAAATAGATCGGGTCAATCTCATTAAGCTCCACAAAGTCCATAATTTCAACGGTCTGCTCACCTTTTTCGCCCTTAATGGATGCCAGGTCTTCTTCCTCAAGCAGAACGAATTGATTCTTCGCGTATTCGTACCCCTTTACAATTTCGTCATTTGCCACGTCTCGTTCACAAGCCGGGCAGACCTTTTCATATTTAATTGGGGACTGACAGACAGTGTGCAACTGACGGAATCTAATGTCCTTGTCTTCTGTTGCGGCATGCATTTTGACAGGAATATTGACAAGGCCAAAACTGATCGTTCCTTTCCACATGGTGTGCATGGTAGGCCTCCTTTTTAGAGTTCTTTTTAGTTAGTGTGGTTTATCGTAGGGTTACTATGCTTGTGAGTATTTGGCAGATGACGTGGGGATATTAAACCATTGGGAGGTGTTTGACATGCAACAGGTGATGAAGCCGGTAGCGAGAGCTGAGTGGCCGGTTGGGCAAGAATGGTTATATGAAGTGAAGTATGATGGGTTTCGGTGTGTGCTTGACTGGGACGGCAATTCAGTTTCACTGACGAGCAAGTATGGCAAGGATCTTTCGACTAAGTTTCCTGAGATTACAGAAGACGTCCGTGAAAGTTTTGCTGCCAAGCCGCCATTGACACTGGACGGCGAACTCGTTATTTTAAACACCCCATTGCAAGCCAATTTCTCGCTGCTGCAACAGCGCGGACGGTTGAAAAACGCTGGAACGATTGCTGAAAAAGCCAACATGCGTCCAGCGACTTATATGGCATTTGATCTGGTAAAACATAATGGGAATGATGATACTCAAGTTCCTTTTTCTAAAAGAAAAAAGCAACTGAAAGACTTGATTGGCACGGGTGGATTGCGTTTGCGCTATGTACCAGCGACGCGAGACATTAACGCTTTATGGCAGGACGTATTTGTTCACCGGGGTGAAGGCATCATTGCCAAACGGAAGACGGGTACATATCAGAAAGGCAAGCAGCACCATAGTTGGTTCAAAGTGAAAAATTGGCGCACCATCAAAGGTGTTCTGACCGGTTACAACACTTCGAACGGATATTTTACTGTACAAGTAAAAGACGGGGATCATTGGCGTGAGATCGGTAAATGCAAACATGGGCTGGATGCAGAATCCAGAAACACGCTTGAGCAATTTTTCAAGGCTCATGGGAAAGCGCACAAAGGTCAACTGGAACTGCCTCCAGCGATTGAGGCTGGAATTCACACGTTGGATTTGTATGAGGCTGAACTGAGGGAGCCGGAATTCGTTCGTGTCGGACCTTTAACAGAGCAATGGACTGCGGACCAGCTGGAACACGACTTAGCCTTGTATCCAGAATCAGTCGACCTCTCGAACGCCGATAAGTTGTTCTGGCCGGATGCCTTGCTCTCGAAAGGCGATATGCTTATTTTCTTGCGGAAAATAGCACCTTATATGCTGCCTTTTCTTAAAGACAGAGCGCTCACCCTCATCCGCTTCCCTGATGGTGTTACGGGCACACACTTTTATCAAAAACATCTGCCAGATTATGCACCGGACTTTTTCAAAAGGTCGGGCAGCGGGGATGACGTATTGATCCAGTGCCGGACATTACAAGAGCTTATATGGCTTGGCAACCACGGGACACTTGAGTATCACATGCCCTTTCAAATGATCGGAAAGCCTATGCCCTCTGAAATCGTGTTTGACCTCGATCCGCCTGACCGGGAACAGATGAAACTCGCCGTGAAAGCTGCCCACCTGATTAAACAGCTCCTTGATGGGCTGCATCTTGCATCTTTTATTAAAACATCTGGCGGAAAAGGTCTGCAGATTCACATTCCATTGCCTGACTCAGCGCTCAGTTACGAAGATACAGCTCTTTTCACAGAAGCGATTGCCAAAACAGTCGAACAGGCGCAACCGGATCTGTTTACGACCGAGCGGATGAAAAACAAGCGCAAGGGTCGGCTTTATATCGACTATGTTCAGCATGGCAAAGACAAAACGATCATTGCACCGTATTCACCCCGAAGTTCGGCGGAAGGAACCGTGGCCACGCCGTTATTCTGGCATGAAGTAACAGAAGACCTGCGTCCGGAAGCTTTTACAATTGAAAACGTTGTGTCCAGGGTTCAAACAATGGGGTGTCCTTTTGCCGATTATTTTACGGTCGGGAAAGAACAGAAGCTGGAGGCGCTGTTGGAGCGGATCAAGTGAACAAGTGCTGTTACCCTAACAACAGAGTCATCCCGCTCCCCAATACAACACCTGCTATCACGACGACCCAAGCCGGTAGCCTCCAGACAGACAACATGGCAAATAAAATGGCAGCCAGTGCAAAATCAGCGCCATTGGTAATCCCGCTCGTAAAAACCGGATCATAAAAAGCGGCCAACAGGAGACCGACAACGCCCGCATTCACGCCGGTTAGTGCCCCTCGGAACGTCGGACGTTTGCGTAACGCTTCGAAAAAAGGCAGCACACCGATGATCAGTAAAAACGACGGCAGAAAAATCGCGATGGTGGCAACAGCCGCTCCGGCTATACCATGGATCATGGCACCAAGGTAGCCGGCAAACGTAAACAATGGACCTGGCACAGCCTGAGCCATCCCGTAACCTGACAAAAATTCACTCCCTGTTAAAAGACCAGGCGGCACAACTTCCTGCTCCAAAAGCGGCAGCACGACATGCCCGCCCCCAAACACGAGCGAACCGACACGAAAGAATGTGTCAAAAAGTGCTATGAATGCATGATCTATTACTCGGGCCAAAACAGGGAGACCGGCCAACAGAAGACCGAGCGCTGTCAAAGCGCCTGCACCCACCTTTTTCGAGATTCTGATTGGAAAAGATGAGCCCGAGGCATCTGCTTTACGGGTAAAAAAAGCCACCCGACAAAACCAGATGCGACAATGACGCCGATTTGCATCCAGACAGACGGAACAAGGAGCATAACGAGTGTCCCAGCGAGTGCAATTGCAATCCGTGGCTTGTCCGGTGTCAGCTTTTTGCCAAGACCAAGGACAGCATGAGCCACCACTGCGACTGCCACAACCTTCAGACTTAGAATCCACGCAGGCTCCTGAAAAGCGAGTGATTGATAAACAAGCGCAAACAGAACGAGAACAACAACCGATGGTATGGTAAATCCAAACCATGCGAGAATACCGCCAGTGAGCCCACCTCTAAGCATCCCAATGGAAATGCCAACCTGACTGCTCGCGGGTCCCGGAGGAAATTGGCATAAAGCAATAATATCTGCATACGTCCGGTCATCCAGCCACTTGCGCTTGTCGACATATTCATTTTTAAAATATCCCAAATGTGCCACAGGGCCGCCAAATGACGTCAGCCCCAGCTTAAAAGCCGTCCACAAGATCTCCCATAATGAATGTTTCTGTCCCATGATTCCTCCAAAGTAAATGTTTGCGCACGCCGTGTGAACGCAATCCAATGAATAGTGGATCCTATCGGAGCAACAGTGCTTCCTATCAAAGCAAGAAGACGGTCTATCAAAGGAAGATCGCACTCTACCCGAGCAAAGGCGCTTTCTATCCAAGCAAGATCCCAATCTATCCAAGCAAGAATGCCTTCTATCAAAGCAAGAACCCATCCTATCCAAGCACGGACCCCGTTCAACGTGCTGCATGTGCTCTCATCTTACCATTAACCATGAATCAATTGGGAGACTTTACACAAAATTAACATCACGTTTTTGTTACTTTCCAGGCTGATGATCAACAATTTCTTTTAACACCTGAGCCTGGTTGTGCTGCTCATCTTTTGCACCGAAGAGCAATGTAAGATTTTTGTTGTGTTCCCGTGTCCGCTGTTTCAAGGTTTCCAGTGCTTCCTGTTGCTTGCCGCTCTCAAGCTCCTGTTTATACTTGGACTTGAAATCTTCCCACTTGTCCGGATCATGGCCAAACCATTTGCGCAGGTCATTGGATGGAGCAATTTCCTTCAGCCATTCATTAATTTTCGCATCCTCTTTGGCCATTCCTCTTGGCCAAATGCCATCCACCAATACCCGGTAACCGTCTTTTTCCTCTGCATCATCATAAATGCGTTTCAAATTAACTGGCATTTGTAAATACCTCCTATGTTTGTCTGATGGTACATCATTACCCTTTTTAGCCACATATTAAAAGCCGGGTAGTTTCCCAGAGGAAATACCCGGCTCTAATACCTTTATCAACTTGACTGTTCTTGTTCCGGCTGTTTTTTTGATAGAAACCAGCCCCTGCTGCAATTGCGACGAGGACACCATAGAATATCAGCTTCCATGGGGTGGAATGCGGAAATTCGTGCGGAATCCAGCCAATATCTTCATGAGCCATAACGATGACGGCCAGTTTGACGCCCACCCAGCCGACAATGTAAAAGGCAGCCACTTCAAGACCGGGACGCTTGTTCAATAATCGAACAAACACATTGGCGGCAAAGCGCATGATGATCAGGCCGATCATACCCCCGGCAAACACAATGATAAACTGACCGGTATCAAGGCTGCCGATCGTTCCCCAACCAGTTGCAGGCAGTGCAACGGCGATTGCAACTGCTGCCAGAATGGAATCAACCGCAAAGGCAAGGTCAGCAAATTCCACTTTTAATACAGTCATCCAGAAACCAGATCCGCTTGTATCGGGTTTCTTGGTTTCATCTTTTCTTTTGTATTTATCATACAAATGTTTAATTGCGATAAAGAGCAGGTACGCAGCCCTAAAGCCTGAACTTGCCAAATATCGACAAGGAACGAGATGATAAACAAAGATCCGAAGCGAAGTACAAAAGCGCCTGCCAAGCCATAGAACAACGCTCTCTTCCGCTGTTTAGGCTCAAGATGCTTAACCATTATGGCCAATACGAGTGCGTTATCCGCAGCGAGAAGCCCTTCAAGTCCGACCAAAACAACGAGAACCCATAAATATTCAAGCAGTAGCGAGATTTCCATATTGATGTCTCCTTTTTAAGTGATTCCGTTCCAGGAAAAAGGCATCAAAAAAGACCTTTACCCATCAACGGTAAAGGTCTCGCTAACAACGTGGTGTTGCCAATCACGCCGGAGATGAGATCTCGTAATGACGACGTTGATTGTGCAGCTACTCCCCTTTAAGTGTAATTTTATTAAAACCTGTTTGACGAAAAATGTCAACTATAAGATGGGATACCTTCATATTACCCGATTAAGCGTTAACTATACCATCCATCAATGCTTCCATTTCTTTTTTCATAGCCTTGAGACGTGTTTTGCTTGTGGTGTGATCGTTACTTGACACCCCGTAATAGCATTTGATTTTAGGCTCTGTTCCTGATGGCCGCAAAGTGACCCAGCTGTCTTCTTCAAGCAGGAATTTCACCACGTTTTCTTTAGGAAGATCGAGTGGTTCATGCTGATCTTTCTGAAGCAGAAAACGAGCGCCAACCATGTAGTCTTCCATTCTTTGCACTTCAAGCCCGCCAATTTCTTGAGGCGGATTGGAGCGAATTTCTGACATGATCTGATTAATTTGTTCCGAACCCTCGATACCTTTCAAAGTGAGTGAGGACATATCTTCAAAATAGTAACCATGCTTTTCATATAGTACATCCAAGGCTTCGAGAAGCGTTTTGCCTTCCTTTTTCCATTCATAAGCCATTTCACTGGCAACCATGGCGGCTTGAACAGCATCCTTATCGCGGGCAAAGTTTTGAATCAGGTAACCATAACTTTCTTCAAATCCAAACACAAACGTTTCACCCGTGGCGTCAAACTCACGAATTTTTTCACCGATAAACTTAAACCCGGTCAAAGTGTCAATTGTTTTTGCCCCGTAAGATTCAGCAATGCGCCGGCCCAGCTCAGTTGTTACGATGGTTTTCAGGACACGGGCGCTTTTGAGCACGTGGTGGTCTGTTCGCGCCAAGAGATAGTCAAGCATGAGAACGCCCAGCTGGTTGCCCGTGAGGACGGTGTAGTTCCCATGACTGTCTTTAACCGCTACCCCGAGTCTATCGGCGTCTGGATCTGTCCCGAGAAGTATATCTGCGCCTACCCGTGCGCCTTCCTCAATGGCCATAGCAAAAGCCTGATGTTCTTCAGGATTCGGTGATTCGACCGTCGAGAATTCGGGATCAGGTTCGGCTTGTTCTTCAACGACAGTGACATTGCTGAAGTTCAGTTGCTTCAATCCCTCTGTAACAAGTTTATGTGCGGTGCCGTGCAGGGGCGTAAACACGATGCCTATCTTTTTGGATTTCTGAAGTTCCGTTTCGTTCAGTTTCGAAACTTGCAGCAGTTTCTCCAGATATGCGTCGTCTACCTCACTATCGATCCAGTTCAACAGCCCTTTATCTTCAACTTCTTGCTGATCCAACACCGGTACTTCAAGCTCACTCTCAACACTGTTAATACACTGGATAACGTCCTCTGCTTCGGCTGGCACGATCTGGCCGCCGTCTTCATTATAGACC
This sequence is a window from Lentibacillus sp. JNUCC-1. Protein-coding genes within it:
- a CDS encoding PucR family transcriptional regulator → MHLTVEDVMKLPLLQTSDLVTGQEVLGARQVEWVSVIEGAVEDFVRDNELILTMGMDCENQPDKLFSFVREVYESGASALGIAVGRYIFDIPDSVIDFARHNRFIIMVIPWEIRFSDIQRAVMAELNAWQEDVANRSRRIQKRLIDLVVQGKALSDIVQYAERSLGWRIVFVDKNEKIIPDIDRAYRLADLWAERQSVDEDAILEPVSQHIEQTYHDEQHLLKKSISAGGVNQGSFIIMLPKGVRATGNVLHILEYLSAAAALWKSREDAIVHTENRLRNDFIWNLAKTPGYLTDHIHTRAKILGYNLYLPYVCIVGFLENVDELSEARYDDPQYGLESLIFYMEEEIRYACGIVSKQATFTFDDDVLIIFFEAEDEGIHGSVHYFLDLVEKRMNALIPGVVFSWGIGKHEDGIMVFHNSYQKARAALDMGRRQKGKGERVHYEDTQLNRLMLTLAGHEDIQDIMFKTVAPLIRHDRDRGADLIETFNVYMSQNSNVSRSARILNLHRQSLLYRLRKIESLTGLSLVNPDDVFLLQFSVKVWQTGVLSDKLPDS
- a CDS encoding sugar nucleotide-binding protein; its protein translation is MKICIFGADGYVGASVYKRAKNIPGAEVTGVDLLRQSPFSEVSQLDVNDPEAFSELYKQEDPDVVVWSVMSGFDEDRLIEQGLIHVINHLKPETKLVYMSTDFVFGEGDGPYTEEAPLSKLPEDHLFSTYNNAKVKAERLINNELNNFVILRAGPIYGENDVGKWDDRTEELLYQLRSGREIEQREDLVRTFVHVRDLADTIIDMVQNNDKGIYHVGPKTDKSYYEFMQTVAKENGFSPSLIKKDTKPEEPDYEIPKNTALDTQKINQAVKVGYR
- a CDS encoding acyltransferase family protein; translated protein: MIDVRDAYFDNARVLLIFLVVFGHVMQPYTGDSAALNTLYMWLYTFHMPAFILIAGFFAKGSGNMSYIKNLIKKLLVPYVIFQVVYTGYYFLLGKSGWESGLFHPQWSLWFLFSLFSWHILLILFKKWPPILGMLIAVQVGLIVGYFGDIGQAFSLSRTFVFFPFFLMGYWVTKEHLMKLKQTPVKVASIVIMVLVAVGIALAPDFNSGWLLASKSYDILGEPTFGGVGRLLIYITSALMTASVLAWVPRRSFSFTKVGVYTLYVYLLHGFLIQFLRVKDIEVSIFDSALDVLVFTGVAALIVYVLSTKPIRLITEPLIEGRVSGWKKLKAAQTTNIKKAS
- the ku gene encoding non-homologous end joining protein Ku; translation: MHTMWKGTISFGLVNIPVKMHAATEDKDIRFRQLHTVCQSPIKYEKVCPACERDVANDEIVKGYEYAKNQFVLLEEEDLASIKGEKGEQTVEIMDFVELNEIDPIYFQKSYYLSPNEGGSKAYGLLRSALADTGKIGVAKMMIRSKEQLAVIRIYKQALVVETIHYPDEVRRAEDVPNVPDDVDMGKKELDTAKMLIEQLTTEFKPENYQDDYREAVLNLIEAKKNNEDITTAPTKPQNDQVSNLMDALQASLDKAKQDKPKPKPAKPKRKKTTATTKKKTASKS
- the ligD gene encoding DNA ligase D; its protein translation is MQQVMKPVARAEWPVGQEWLYEVKYDGFRCVLDWDGNSVSLTSKYGKDLSTKFPEITEDVRESFAAKPPLTLDGELVILNTPLQANFSLLQQRGRLKNAGTIAEKANMRPATYMAFDLVKHNGNDDTQVPFSKRKKQLKDLIGTGGLRLRYVPATRDINALWQDVFVHRGEGIIAKRKTGTYQKGKQHHSWFKVKNWRTIKGVLTGYNTSNGYFTVQVKDGDHWREIGKCKHGLDAESRNTLEQFFKAHGKAHKGQLELPPAIEAGIHTLDLYEAELREPEFVRVGPLTEQWTADQLEHDLALYPESVDLSNADKLFWPDALLSKGDMLIFLRKIAPYMLPFLKDRALTLIRFPDGVTGTHFYQKHLPDYAPDFFKRSGSGDDVLIQCRTLQELIWLGNHGTLEYHMPFQMIGKPMPSEIVFDLDPPDREQMKLAVKAAHLIKQLLDGLHLASFIKTSGGKGLQIHIPLPDSALSYEDTALFTEAIAKTVEQAQPDLFTTERMKNKRKGRLYIDYVQHGKDKTIIAPYSPRSSAEGTVATPLFWHEVTEDLRPEAFTIENVVSRVQTMGCPFADYFTVGKEQKLEALLERIK
- a CDS encoding DUF488 domain-containing protein — translated: MPVNLKRIYDDAEEKDGYRVLVDGIWPRGMAKEDAKINEWLKEIAPSNDLRKWFGHDPDKWEDFKSKYKQELESGKQQEALETLKQRTREHNKNLTLLFGAKDEQHNQAQVLKEIVDHQPGK
- a CDS encoding phospho-sugar mutase, which gives rise to MSTWQESYQRWSNFKQLEPALRTKLDDLAGNEPALEDAFYKELAFGTGGMRGVLGPGTNRMNLYTVRKAVAGLARYLNENCVNVKDRGVVVAYDSRYQSQAFAIETARVLGVYGIKTYIFKSLRPTPVLSFAVRHLGTAAGIMITASHNPPEYNGFKVYNEDGGQIVPAEAEDVIQCINSVESELEVPVLDQQEVEDKGLLNWIDSEVDDAYLEKLLQVSKLNETELQKSKKIGIVFTPLHGTAHKLVTEGLKQLNFSNVTVVEEQAEPDPEFSTVESPNPEEHQAFAMAIEEGARVGADILLGTDPDADRLGVAVKDSHGNYTVLTGNQLGVLMLDYLLARTDHHVLKSARVLKTIVTTELGRRIAESYGAKTIDTLTGFKFIGEKIREFDATGETFVFGFEESYGYLIQNFARDKDAVQAAMVASEMAYEWKKEGKTLLEALDVLYEKHGYYFEDMSSLTLKGIEGSEQINQIMSEIRSNPPQEIGGLEVQRMEDYMVGARFLLQKDQHEPLDLPKENVVKFLLEEDSWVTLRPSGTEPKIKCYYGVSSNDHTTSKTRLKAMKKEMEALMDGIVNA